Proteins encoded within one genomic window of Methanolacinia paynteri:
- a CDS encoding type II toxin-antitoxin system VapC family toxin, protein MRVLLDANGLMVPVQFSVDIFTAIEGLVGSFEPVTLEGVVRELEGLSKGRGRDAAAAKVGLSLAKRCLVEKSPLSGVPVDDMIVDFADMTGCMVMTNDRRLRERLLDKNIDVISLRNQKTLEIIRG, encoded by the coding sequence CCTTGATGCAAACGGCCTGATGGTGCCTGTCCAGTTCAGCGTGGACATATTTACGGCGATCGAGGGGCTCGTCGGCTCTTTTGAGCCGGTGACCCTCGAAGGTGTTGTAAGGGAGCTTGAAGGGCTTTCGAAGGGCCGCGGCAGGGATGCGGCGGCGGCGAAGGTCGGGCTTTCCCTTGCAAAGAGATGTCTGGTGGAAAAAAGCCCTTTAAGCGGTGTTCCGGTGGACGATATGATAGTGGATTTCGCCGACATGACCGGCTGTATGGTGATGACCAACGATCGGCGACTGAGGGAAAGACTGCTTGATAAAAATATTGATGTAATATCCCTTAGAAATCAGAAAACACTTGAGATAATAAGAGGCTGA
- a CDS encoding DNA-directed RNA polymerase, with protein sequence MYYKMKLIDKVRVPPNRLGEDLSSVVLDELQQQLEGSIDKDIGIFIAVTEIHDIGEGDIIPGDGAVYYHVEFDAVVLRLAMQEVIEGEVVETTSFGAFVSLGPIDAMLHVSQISDDFINYDEKNGRLVCQETRRQISVGDIVRGRVVSLSLSERDPRESKIGLTMRQAGLGTGQWLTEEMEAEKADGSS encoded by the coding sequence ATGTATTATAAAATGAAGCTCATTGACAAGGTGCGCGTGCCTCCCAACCGTCTTGGTGAGGATTTGAGTTCCGTTGTTCTCGACGAACTCCAGCAGCAGCTTGAGGGAAGTATCGATAAAGATATCGGGATCTTCATTGCCGTGACAGAGATACACGACATAGGCGAAGGCGACATTATTCCCGGAGACGGGGCGGTATATTACCATGTCGAGTTCGATGCCGTCGTCCTGCGTCTTGCAATGCAGGAGGTTATCGAGGGAGAGGTCGTCGAAACGACGAGTTTCGGTGCCTTCGTTTCGCTCGGCCCGATCGACGCGATGCTCCACGTAAGCCAGATCTCGGACGATTTCATCAACTATGACGAGAAGAACGGACGTCTGGTCTGCCAGGAAACAAGGAGGCAGATCTCTGTCGGCGATATAGTTCGCGGGCGTGTGGTCTCGCTGAGTCTTTCGGAGAGGGACCCGAGGGAGAGCAAGATCGGCCTTACAATGAGGCAGGCAGGTCTCGGAACGGGCCAGTGGCTTACAGAGGAGATGGAGGCGGAAAAGGCAGATGGCTCCTCGTAA